In Salvelinus alpinus chromosome 22, SLU_Salpinus.1, whole genome shotgun sequence, one genomic interval encodes:
- the LOC139549308 gene encoding RNA-binding protein 7-like, with translation MGVADEADRTLFVGNLDPKVTEELLFELFLQAGPMFKVKIPKDNDGKQKAFGFVCFKHEVSVPYGMNLLNGATLFGRTLKVQFRAGSSHINSPGNSQNQSPVNTPNPHGAGGRYDKSPDQGSIQRTFSSPDSLQRQAMMNNMWQMQQLLGVNGGFPAGGIGLLGQPPTQQLQSGGGGSWQQDNSSPRGNREGYQQDSGRDQRYPGGSETGSNRHHRSQRDDQRGEHYHHDDRSGSSGGGRNRDDRWRDGSRDGRWRRY, from the exons ATGGGAGTAGCGGATGAAGCAGACCGGACTCTCTTTGTTGGAAATTTGGATCCAAAAGTGACGGAAGAACTTTTATTCGAGCTCTTTTTACAG GCAGGACCTATGTTCAAAGTGAAAATTCCAAAAGACAATGATGGAAAACAGAAAGCGTTTGGATTTGTCTGTTTCAAGCATGAGGTCTCTGTACCCTATGGCATGAACCTGCTCAATGGGGCAACTCTATTCGGAAGAACTCTCAAAGTACAGTTCAGAGCAG GAAGCAGTCACATTAACAGCCCAGGGAACTCCCAGAATCAAAGCCCTGTGAATACTCCCAATCCACATGGGGCTGGGGGCAG ATATGACAAGAGCCCAGACCAGGGGTCCATCCAGAGGACCTTCTCCTCTCCTGATAGTCTGCAAAGACAGGCAATG ATGAACAACATGTGGCAGATGCAGCAGCTCCTGGGCGTGAATGGAGGCTTCCCAGCCGGCGGCATCGGGCTTCTAGGACAGCCACCAACACAGCAGCTacagagtggtggtggtgggtccTGGCAACAGGACAACTCCTCACCTCGAGGCAACAGGGAGGGGTACCAGCAGGACAGCGGCAGGGACCAGCGCTACCCAGGAGGCTCTGAAACCGGCTCCAACCGGCACCACCGCAGCCAGCGAGATGACCAGCGAGGTGAACACTATCACCATGATGACAGGAGCGGGAGCAGCGGAGGCGGCCGTAACAGAGATGACAGGTGGAGGGATGGCTCCAGAGATGGTCGCTGGAGACGATACTGA